A region of the Neomicrococcus lactis genome:
GCCCTGCATGCTGCTGGCCACCACGTTGAAATTTTCACGCGCGGCGAGGGCGATCCAGACTTCTTGAGTCCAGAGATCCCCGTGCACTATTTGCCGGCCGGTCCCCCAGGTCCGCTCGAGAAAGAACGACTTCACGAGCACCTCGACGAATTTGGTCGTGCACTCTGCGCCGCCACTCACGGCCATTTCGATGTCATCCACACGCATTACTGGATGTCAGCGGACGCAGCCCTTTGTTGCCGCGATTCTTTTGCGATCCCCATTGTTCACACCATGCACACTATGGGCCGGGTCAAGCTTCACGATCATCCGGAATCCAGCGAGCTGCAGGAACGGCTCGACGCCGAAGACAACATCGTGGACCTAGCCACCAGGCTGACCGCAAATACTCCTGCGGAACGCGCCGAATTAGTGCGTTTCTACAACGCTCCGCTGGCCAAGATCGACGTGGTCCCGCCAGGTGTCAACCTCGAAATTTTCAATCCACACGGCGACCGCGCCATCTGGCCTTCAGCCTCGAGTTCTTCAGCCCTCAAGGTACTCTTTGCCGGACGCATCCAAGAGTTCAAGGGCCCGCAGGTTCTCTTCAACGCGCTCCTCTTAGCCAAGACGAAGAGCCCGAATGCGTCCATCCACGCGGTGTTCATTGGAGACAACAGCGGTCCGGAGCAACTCAACCTGCCGCAGATGGTTGAGCGGCATCACATGCACGACGCCGTCTCCCTCCTCCCAGCGCAGCCTCCAGAACGCTTGGCTGACTGGTTCAGGGCTGCGGATATCGTTGCCGTACCTTCGTTTTCTGAGTCCTTCGGATTGGTGGCGATGGAGGCGCAGGCCTGCGGCGTACCAGTAATCGCACATGCGTCTGGCGGGCTAGCCCACACGGTGTTGAACAACGTCACGGGCGCACTCATTATGGACCTCGATCCGAATCACTGGGCGGACAAGCTCGTGGAACTAGAAAGCGACGGCATTCCGGAGACTTGGTCTCAGAATGCCGCCGCTCACGCACGCGATTTCAGTTGGGAACGAACCGCAACCAGCGCTGTTGCCAGCTACCGGCGTGCCACCCAACCCACGAAGTGACGTCGCTGGTTCTTGGCGTTCCAACCTGAGAATTCGGTCTTCCCAGCCTCACCTGACGCGTGTGCTTCAAAAGCCACAATTGCGGGGAGGAACACGGGAGCCTCGAACTCGATGGACCACTCGTATGGCTGTCCATGTGGAGCAGTTGCAGCGAGAGCCCTGCCCGCGGAATACATGCCGTGGACAATCGCACCCTTCATGCCAGCGATCTTCGCCGGGATGGTTCCCAAATGAATCGGGTTGAAGTCACCGGATACCTCTGCATAATCGCGTCCCGTGTCACCCGATAGTTTCCACGTAGCGATGGACTGAGGAGTGTCGGTGTCCCGCGCTTCGCGCTCCGGGCGTTCAGGCTTGCCTGCGAGGAACGTGCCCTTAGACAAATACGTCGAGACACCACGCCACACAACCTCATCCCCCACCGAAATCTCGGCGACGGCATCAAACTGCGTTCCGGCATAATGTGCCTGAAGGTTTTCAGTCCATGCGGAAATATTGAGAACTTCCTCAGGAGCAACAACACGGCGATGCTCCACCACGTTCTTGAGGTGAACCATACCCATGAGCGGGAGCGGGAAGTCCGCCGTGCTCATGGCGGCCAGCGCCACCGGGAAAGCGGCGGCGTGCAAGAACACCGAT
Encoded here:
- a CDS encoding MaoC/PaaZ C-terminal domain-containing protein, which translates into the protein MAELTSMPSIPKLYAQAAAKGASHQLKSALTGTPLGGLLKKVPLGGSSKAHGNAVLPTERVSVSGHSIERQKLVSYQRLMKDTVRDELPSVFLHAAAFPVALAAMSTADFPLPLMGMVHLKNVVEHRRVVAPEEVLNISAWTENLQAHYAGTQFDAVAEISVGDEVVWRGVSTYLSKGTFLAGKPERPEREARDTDTPQSIATWKLSGDTGRDYAEVSGDFNPIHLGTIPAKIAGMKGAIVHGMYSAGRALAATAPHGQPYEWSIEFEAPVFLPAIVAFEAHASGEAGKTEFSGWNAKNQRRHFVGWVARR
- a CDS encoding glycosyltransferase, whose protein sequence is MNDSGELPTLRIAMVSLHTSPLDQPGRGDAGGLNVYVRQLATALHAAGHHVEIFTRGEGDPDFLSPEIPVHYLPAGPPGPLEKERLHEHLDEFGRALCAATHGHFDVIHTHYWMSADAALCCRDSFAIPIVHTMHTMGRVKLHDHPESSELQERLDAEDNIVDLATRLTANTPAERAELVRFYNAPLAKIDVVPPGVNLEIFNPHGDRAIWPSASSSSALKVLFAGRIQEFKGPQVLFNALLLAKTKSPNASIHAVFIGDNSGPEQLNLPQMVERHHMHDAVSLLPAQPPERLADWFRAADIVAVPSFSESFGLVAMEAQACGVPVIAHASGGLAHTVLNNVTGALIMDLDPNHWADKLVELESDGIPETWSQNAAAHARDFSWERTATSAVASYRRATQPTK